The following are encoded together in the Bradyrhizobium algeriense genome:
- the kynU gene encoding kynureninase, producing the protein MTDFTRTKSLFAIPDGMIYLDGNSLGPLPVAAADRVGRMISEEWGKHLIKGWNVAGWMTQPRRVGDRIGRLIGAVDGTVVVGDTLSIKVYQALASALELNPSRRVILSDTGNFPSDLYIASGLLESLDRGYELKVVAPEDVEAAIDETIAVLMLTEVDYRTGRLHDMRALTRRAHAAGALTVWDLAHSAGAIPVDLSGTEADFAVGCTYKYLNAGPGAPAFIYVAPKHADTARPALSGWMGHHAPFAFDLGYRAGPGIERMRVGTPPIIAMAALDAALDVWDGVSMTDVRHASIALADLFVREVEERCPELTLASPRDGKQRGSQVSFRHPEGYAIMQALIARDVIGDFRAPDMMRFGFTPLYIGEAEVRAAVEIIADVLTNRRWDTADYRKKALVT; encoded by the coding sequence ATGACCGATTTCACGCGAACAAAATCCCTGTTCGCCATCCCGGATGGCATGATCTATCTGGACGGCAATTCGCTCGGCCCCCTGCCCGTTGCAGCCGCCGATCGCGTCGGCCGCATGATATCCGAGGAATGGGGCAAGCACCTCATCAAGGGCTGGAACGTCGCCGGGTGGATGACGCAGCCGCGGCGTGTCGGCGACCGAATCGGCCGGTTGATCGGCGCTGTCGACGGGACGGTGGTAGTGGGCGATACGCTGTCCATCAAGGTCTACCAGGCGCTGGCCTCCGCGCTCGAGCTCAATCCGTCGCGGCGCGTGATCTTGTCGGATACCGGCAACTTTCCTTCCGACCTTTACATCGCCAGCGGTCTGCTTGAATCGCTCGACCGTGGCTACGAGTTGAAGGTCGTGGCCCCCGAAGACGTCGAAGCCGCCATCGACGAGACGATTGCGGTGCTGATGCTGACCGAGGTCGACTATCGCACCGGCCGGTTGCACGACATGCGCGCACTGACGCGCAGGGCGCATGCCGCCGGCGCGTTGACGGTCTGGGATCTGGCGCATTCCGCGGGCGCGATTCCGGTCGACCTGTCAGGCACCGAAGCCGATTTCGCAGTCGGCTGCACCTACAAATATCTCAATGCCGGCCCGGGCGCGCCGGCCTTCATCTATGTGGCGCCGAAGCACGCGGATACGGCGCGGCCGGCGCTTTCCGGTTGGATGGGTCATCACGCGCCCTTTGCCTTTGACCTCGGCTATCGCGCCGGACCGGGCATTGAGCGAATGCGGGTCGGTACGCCCCCGATCATTGCGATGGCCGCGCTCGACGCCGCCCTCGACGTCTGGGATGGTGTCAGCATGACCGACGTGCGCCATGCATCGATCGCGCTGGCCGACCTGTTCGTCCGCGAAGTCGAAGAGCGTTGTCCCGAGCTGACACTGGCTTCGCCGCGGGACGGAAAGCAGCGCGGCAGCCAGGTTTCGTTTCGTCACCCGGAGGGTTACGCGATCATGCAGGCGCTGATCGCGCGCGACGTGATCGGCGACTTCCGCGCGCCGGACATGATGCGCTTCGGCTTTACACCGCTCTACATCGGAGAAGCCGAGGTTCGCGCGGCAGTCGAAATCATCGCCGACGTCTTGACCAATCGCCGCTGGGATACCGCGGATTACCGCAAGAAGGCGCTCGTAACATGA
- a CDS encoding benzoate-CoA ligase family protein, whose protein sequence is MSPSRTLGQPLGPSGHIDDFARRNLPPSDQWPDLLLDRPEFQYPEYLNAAVELTDRIVEKGWGDRIALIGNGRQRTYKELADWSNRLAHALVENYGVKPGNRVLIRSGNNPALVAAWLAATKAGAVVVNTMPMLRAGELSKIVDKAEIALALTDSRIADELVACAKTSRFLKQVVNFDGTSNHDAELDRIALNKPVKFEAVRTGRDDVALLGFTSGTTGEPKATMHFHRDLMIVADGYAREVLDVTEDDVFVGSPPLAFTFGLGGLAIFPLRFGATATLLENAAPPEMVKIIETYKATICFTSPTAYRAMMAAMDNGADLSSLRIAVSAGETLPAPVFENWTRKTGKTILDGIGSTELLHIFITNRVGDAVAGTTGHPVAGYEAKIVDDDMNELPPDTIGKLAVRGPTGCRYLADKRQSNYVRDGWNLTGDSFVRDATGRLSFVARSDDMIVSSGYNIAGPEVEAALLSHPAVAECGVVGAPDEARGMIVKAYVVLAGGAMGDAALTQALQDHVKQTIAPYKYPRAIEYVAQLPKTETGKLRRFALRQMAAAGAASSPDVAAE, encoded by the coding sequence ATGTCACCCAGCCGGACCCTTGGTCAGCCTCTTGGCCCATCGGGCCATATCGATGACTTTGCGCGGCGAAATCTGCCGCCGTCCGACCAATGGCCGGACCTGCTGCTCGACCGGCCCGAGTTTCAGTATCCGGAATATCTCAATGCCGCGGTCGAACTGACTGACCGCATTGTCGAGAAAGGCTGGGGCGATCGGATCGCGCTGATCGGCAACGGCCGCCAGCGCACTTACAAGGAACTGGCCGATTGGTCCAACCGCCTCGCGCATGCGCTGGTGGAGAACTACGGCGTCAAGCCCGGCAACCGCGTCCTGATCCGTTCCGGCAACAATCCCGCGCTGGTCGCGGCCTGGCTTGCGGCCACCAAGGCCGGCGCGGTCGTCGTCAACACCATGCCGATGCTGCGCGCCGGCGAGCTGAGCAAGATCGTCGACAAGGCCGAGATTGCGCTGGCGCTGACCGACAGCCGCATTGCCGATGAACTGGTTGCGTGCGCGAAGACCAGCCGCTTTCTCAAGCAGGTGGTGAATTTCGACGGCACGTCCAACCATGATGCCGAGCTCGACCGGATAGCGCTGAACAAGCCGGTAAAGTTCGAAGCCGTGAGAACGGGACGCGACGATGTAGCCCTGCTTGGATTTACGTCGGGCACCACGGGCGAACCCAAAGCGACGATGCATTTCCATCGCGACCTGATGATCGTGGCGGACGGCTATGCCAGGGAAGTCCTTGACGTGACCGAAGATGATGTTTTCGTCGGCTCGCCGCCACTGGCCTTTACGTTCGGGCTCGGCGGGCTCGCAATCTTCCCATTGCGGTTCGGCGCGACCGCAACGCTGTTGGAAAACGCGGCGCCGCCCGAGATGGTCAAGATCATCGAGACCTACAAGGCCACGATCTGCTTCACCTCGCCGACGGCGTATCGCGCGATGATGGCCGCGATGGACAACGGCGCTGATCTGTCGTCGCTGCGGATCGCCGTTTCGGCCGGCGAGACGTTGCCGGCGCCGGTATTCGAAAACTGGACCCGCAAGACCGGCAAGACCATTCTCGACGGCATCGGCTCGACGGAACTGCTGCACATCTTCATCACCAACCGCGTCGGCGACGCGGTCGCGGGAACGACGGGACATCCGGTCGCGGGCTATGAGGCAAAAATCGTCGACGACGACATGAATGAATTGCCACCTGATACCATCGGCAAGCTTGCGGTGCGCGGCCCGACCGGATGCCGCTATCTCGCCGATAAGAGGCAATCCAACTACGTGCGCGACGGCTGGAATCTGACAGGCGATTCGTTTGTTCGCGACGCGACTGGCCGGCTGTCCTTTGTGGCCCGTTCGGACGACATGATCGTCTCCTCCGGCTACAACATCGCCGGTCCCGAGGTCGAAGCGGCGCTGTTGTCGCATCCTGCTGTCGCCGAATGCGGCGTGGTCGGCGCGCCCGACGAGGCTCGCGGCATGATCGTCAAGGCCTACGTGGTTCTGGCGGGTGGCGCCATGGGCGACGCCGCGCTGACGCAGGCGTTGCAGGATCATGTCAAGCAGACCATTGCGCCGTACAAATATCCGCGTGCGATCGAATATGTCGCGCAACTGCCGAAGACCGAGACCGGCAAGCTGAGGCGCTTTGCGCTGAGGCAGATGGCTGCGGCCGGAGCTGCGTCATCGCCTGATGTCGCCGCGGAGTGA
- a CDS encoding RidA family protein gives MTAPKGPTLTVVPHPKTPDVETDTPSSGPQVLQPSGWPMPKGYANGMAADGRLVVTGGVIGWDTQGHLAPDFVAQVRQTLSNISEILAEGGARPEHLVRLTWYVVDIEEYLASLKELGRAYREIFGAHYPAMALVQVVRLVEKAARVEIEATAVVPR, from the coding sequence GTGACCGCGCCTAAAGGCCCCACCTTGACGGTGGTGCCTCACCCCAAAACTCCTGACGTGGAGACCGACACCCCGTCGTCCGGCCCGCAAGTGCTGCAGCCGAGCGGCTGGCCGATGCCAAAGGGGTATGCCAACGGCATGGCCGCCGATGGCCGTCTCGTGGTGACCGGCGGCGTGATCGGTTGGGATACGCAAGGACATCTGGCGCCGGACTTCGTCGCGCAGGTGCGTCAGACGCTCTCCAATATTTCCGAAATTCTTGCCGAGGGCGGCGCTAGGCCCGAACATCTGGTGCGTTTGACCTGGTATGTAGTTGACATCGAGGAATATCTCGCCAGCCTGAAAGAACTTGGCCGCGCCTATCGCGAGATTTTTGGCGCGCATTATCCGGCGATGGCGCTGGTGCAGGTAGTGCGTCTGGTCGAGAAAGCCGCCCGCGTCGAGATCGAAGCTACCGCAGTGGTGCCGCGCTGA
- a CDS encoding FadR/GntR family transcriptional regulator, which produces MPLEAVEARRLYRQVADQLRALIDSGEYRVGSRLPTERDLAEQLKVSRPTVREALIALEVEGRVRIRVGSGIYVSEPAALAPPLPAAAEIEGPFELLRAREFLEGAIAEQAARVATPEDIARIDASLDAMAKVQHPGEASMIHDRAFHVAVAGCLDNAVLVRVVGELFDQRLNPYFAKLAHYFENPESWNAALAEHRAIRDAIAAHDADAARVTMREHLARSQARFAQNFGAEASSASRVRASSG; this is translated from the coding sequence GTGCCGCTCGAAGCCGTGGAAGCGCGACGTCTTTATCGCCAGGTTGCCGATCAGCTCCGCGCCTTGATCGACAGCGGCGAATACCGCGTGGGCAGCCGACTTCCGACCGAGCGCGATCTTGCCGAACAGTTGAAAGTGTCGCGGCCGACGGTGCGCGAAGCCCTGATCGCCCTGGAAGTCGAGGGCCGGGTCCGAATTCGCGTCGGCTCCGGAATTTATGTCAGTGAACCGGCGGCGCTCGCGCCGCCCTTGCCGGCGGCGGCCGAGATCGAAGGCCCGTTCGAACTCTTACGCGCCCGCGAATTCCTTGAAGGCGCCATCGCCGAACAGGCCGCGCGGGTGGCGACACCCGAAGACATCGCGCGCATCGACGCTTCGCTGGATGCGATGGCCAAGGTGCAGCATCCGGGCGAGGCCTCGATGATCCATGACCGCGCGTTTCATGTCGCTGTAGCCGGATGTCTCGACAACGCCGTGCTGGTTCGTGTCGTCGGCGAGTTGTTCGACCAGCGGCTCAATCCCTACTTCGCCAAGCTCGCCCACTATTTCGAGAATCCGGAATCCTGGAATGCGGCGCTGGCCGAGCACCGGGCGATCCGCGATGCCATTGCCGCGCATGATGCCGACGCGGCGCGCGTGACGATGCGCGAGCACTTGGCGCGTTCGCAAGCGCGCTTTGCGCAAAATTTCGGAGCCGAAGCCTCGTCCGCCTCCCGCGTTCGCGCAAGTAGCGGCTGA
- the kynA gene encoding tryptophan 2,3-dioxygenase, which yields MTGKPDEPSREGAQISFEGRMSYSDYLHLERVLGAQEPLSDAHDELLFIIQHQTSELWMKLAIHEIRSAIKAIRQDQLQPAFKMLSRVARIFEQLNTAWDVLRTMTPSEYTEFRDQLGQSSGFQSYQYRAIEFLAGNRNLALLGPHAHRADIMAKLEEILAEPGLYDEALLLLARNGFDIGEDARRTDWRVKRTPNDEVLEAWKTVYASPAKHWMLYELAEKLVDFEDYFRRWRFNHVTTVERIIGLKRGTGGTSGVSYLRKMLEVELFPELWKLRTEL from the coding sequence ATGACTGGCAAGCCCGACGAACCCTCGCGTGAGGGAGCCCAGATATCGTTCGAAGGGCGCATGTCCTACAGCGATTATCTGCACCTGGAACGCGTTCTGGGCGCACAAGAGCCGCTCTCGGACGCCCATGACGAACTGCTGTTCATCATCCAGCACCAGACCTCCGAACTCTGGATGAAGCTCGCCATCCATGAAATCCGTTCCGCCATCAAGGCGATACGCCAAGACCAGTTGCAGCCCGCCTTCAAGATGCTGTCGCGCGTCGCCCGGATCTTCGAGCAGCTCAATACCGCCTGGGACGTGTTGCGGACGATGACACCCAGCGAATACACCGAGTTTCGCGATCAGCTCGGGCAGTCCTCGGGTTTCCAGTCGTACCAGTACCGCGCGATCGAGTTCCTCGCCGGCAATCGCAATTTGGCGCTGCTTGGCCCGCACGCCCACCGCGCCGACATCATGGCAAAGCTCGAGGAAATTCTCGCTGAGCCGGGCCTCTATGACGAGGCGCTGCTGCTGCTGGCGCGCAATGGTTTTGACATCGGCGAAGACGCGCGCCGAACCGACTGGCGCGTCAAGCGCACGCCAAACGACGAGGTTTTGGAGGCCTGGAAGACCGTCTATGCGTCGCCGGCGAAACACTGGATGCTCTACGAGCTCGCGGAAAAGCTGGTCGATTTCGAGGACTATTTCCGCCGCTGGCGCTTCAACCACGTCACCACGGTCGAGCGCATCATCGGCCTGAAGCGCGGAACCGGCGGCACGTCGGGCGTCTCCTACTTGCGCAAGATGCTCGAGGTCGAACTTTTTCCGGAACTCTGGAAGCTGCGAACAGAGCTCTAA
- a CDS encoding mannitol dehydrogenase family protein — protein MSSETPKDHVYGPKVGDLRLSNASLDTLPGHIGRPAYDRSRVTPGIVHLGIGAFHRAHQAVVIDELLAGGATDWGIVGASLRSPETRDALAPQDCLYTLAVRSGAGTDHRIIGSVLACEVAKERPTPLIARLAHPATRIVSLTVTEKGYCHTPQTGDLDENHPDIVHDLQNPGTPRSAIGFLVAALARRRIAGAAPFTVLSCDNLSANGHTVGRIVTQFAALRSRNLARWIETEVAFPSTMVDRIVPETTDLDRSEVSSALGMTDAWPVVTEPFTQWIVEDRFPAGRPDFAAAGVQMVSDVTPFEHMKLRLLNASHSALAYLGYLAGHETIAAAMTDHRFAAFAQRVMQDAAPTLTMPEGTDLTAYSASLLHRFSNAALHHRTWQIAMDGSQKLPQRLLATMQDRLRLGLSIDTHALAVAGWMRYVTAKDEQGRAIDVRDPLARELADIAERAGPFAERLAPALLEVNSIFGNLGSDPRVRNAVTEALSKLYALGARQTVQTFQPT, from the coding sequence ATGTCAAGCGAAACGCCGAAAGATCACGTTTACGGCCCGAAAGTCGGCGATTTGCGCCTGTCCAACGCCAGCCTCGACACACTTCCCGGCCATATCGGGCGACCGGCCTATGACCGCTCGCGCGTCACGCCGGGCATCGTCCATCTCGGAATCGGCGCGTTCCACCGGGCACACCAGGCGGTGGTGATCGACGAACTCCTTGCAGGTGGCGCGACGGACTGGGGAATCGTCGGGGCCAGCTTGCGCAGTCCGGAAACGCGCGATGCCCTCGCCCCGCAGGATTGCCTCTACACCCTCGCCGTTCGCTCCGGCGCGGGCACCGATCACCGGATCATCGGCTCGGTCCTCGCATGCGAAGTCGCCAAGGAGAGACCCACCCCTCTGATCGCGCGCCTCGCTCACCCGGCCACGCGCATCGTCTCGCTGACGGTCACCGAGAAGGGCTACTGCCACACGCCGCAAACCGGCGACCTCGACGAAAATCATCCCGACATCGTTCATGACCTGCAAAATCCGGGCACGCCGCGCTCGGCCATCGGATTCCTGGTGGCCGCGCTGGCGCGCCGGCGGATTGCGGGTGCCGCCCCCTTCACCGTTCTATCGTGCGACAATCTCTCCGCCAACGGCCATACGGTGGGGCGGATCGTGACGCAGTTCGCCGCCTTGCGGTCGCGCAACCTCGCCAGATGGATTGAGACCGAGGTTGCCTTCCCGTCGACAATGGTGGACCGGATCGTGCCGGAGACCACCGACCTCGACCGATCAGAGGTTTCCTCGGCGCTCGGCATGACCGACGCGTGGCCGGTGGTAACGGAGCCGTTCACGCAATGGATCGTTGAAGATCGCTTTCCAGCCGGACGGCCGGATTTCGCGGCCGCAGGCGTGCAAATGGTCTCGGATGTGACGCCGTTCGAGCACATGAAACTGCGGCTGCTAAATGCCAGTCACTCGGCGCTGGCCTATCTCGGCTATCTCGCCGGCCATGAGACCATCGCCGCGGCCATGACCGACCATCGCTTCGCGGCCTTTGCCCAGCGGGTAATGCAGGATGCGGCGCCAACGCTGACGATGCCCGAAGGTACCGACCTTACCGCCTACAGCGCGTCACTGCTGCACCGCTTCTCCAATGCCGCCCTGCATCACCGTACCTGGCAGATCGCGATGGACGGCTCGCAGAAACTGCCGCAGCGGCTGCTCGCCACCATGCAGGACCGGTTGCGGCTGGGCCTTTCGATCGACACGCATGCGCTCGCGGTAGCGGGCTGGATGCGCTACGTCACAGCAAAGGACGAACAGGGACGCGCCATCGACGTGCGCGATCCGCTTGCCAGGGAGCTGGCCGATATCGCCGAGCGCGCCGGCCCGTTCGCGGAGCGCCTCGCTCCCGCGCTGCTGGAGGTGAACTCCATTTTCGGCAACCTCGGCAGCGATCCTCGCGTGCGCAACGCCGTCACCGAGGCGCTCTCAAAACTCTATGCCCTGGGTGCACGACAGACGGTGCAGACGTTTCAGCCAACATGA
- a CDS encoding alpha/beta hydrolase produces MIFHQISDWNDAYANAPNIPGGERWPAAWVQPAQAYRDALQGSGRATLDISYGERERNRFDLFGPEGRPNGLVVFVHGGFWKALDKSFWSHLARGSVESGYAVAMPSYTLCPTVRISEITREIAAAVERAAAMVEGPLFLTGHSAGGHLVTRMISATSPLPDDVRARISHTVSISGVHDLRPLMKAAMNTDLRIDEAEALVESPALLEPMQNARVTCWVGSAERPEFVRQNALLANIWTGLGARTCMIEEPGRHHFDVIDGLADPDHQLTRTLLSPWPAEFPK; encoded by the coding sequence GTGATTTTTCATCAGATTTCCGACTGGAACGACGCCTATGCGAATGCTCCGAACATTCCGGGCGGCGAACGCTGGCCGGCCGCGTGGGTGCAGCCCGCGCAGGCCTATCGCGATGCACTCCAGGGCAGCGGCCGCGCGACGCTCGATATCAGCTATGGCGAGCGCGAACGAAACCGCTTCGATCTCTTTGGACCGGAAGGCCGGCCAAACGGCCTGGTCGTCTTCGTCCATGGCGGATTCTGGAAGGCGCTCGACAAGAGCTTTTGGTCGCATCTCGCGCGCGGATCGGTTGAAAGCGGCTATGCGGTGGCGATGCCTTCCTACACGCTGTGCCCGACTGTGCGCATCTCCGAAATCACGCGCGAAATTGCCGCGGCCGTCGAGCGCGCCGCCGCGATGGTCGAGGGCCCGCTTTTTCTGACCGGGCATTCCGCCGGCGGGCATCTGGTGACACGCATGATTTCGGCGACGTCGCCGCTCCCGGACGATGTCCGGGCGCGCATCAGCCACACGGTTTCCATTTCCGGCGTTCATGACCTTCGTCCGCTGATGAAGGCCGCCATGAATACGGACCTCCGGATCGACGAGGCCGAGGCGCTGGTGGAAAGCCCCGCATTGCTGGAGCCGATGCAGAATGCACGCGTGACGTGCTGGGTGGGCAGCGCCGAGCGCCCGGAATTCGTCCGCCAGAACGCGCTCCTCGCCAACATCTGGACCGGGCTCGGCGCGAGAACCTGCATGATCGAAGAACCCGGCCGGCATCATTTCGATGTCATCGACGGGCTCGCCGATCCCGATCACCAACTCACCAGGACGTTGTTGTCTCCGTGGCCTGCTGAATTTCCGAAATGA
- a CDS encoding VOC family protein, which produces MALKRMDNVGIVVEDLGGTIDFFRELGLELEGRTTIEGEWAGRVTGLGDQRVEIAMMRTPDGHSRLELSRFLTPPVVADHRNAPVNALGYLRVMFAVDDIDETLERLRPRGAQLVGEVVQYKDAYRLCYIRGPEGLLIGLAQELS; this is translated from the coding sequence ATGGCGCTCAAGCGGATGGACAACGTAGGAATCGTCGTCGAAGACCTCGGAGGGACGATTGATTTCTTTCGCGAACTCGGCCTCGAGCTCGAAGGGCGGACCACGATCGAAGGAGAATGGGCCGGACGTGTCACTGGACTGGGCGATCAGCGTGTCGAGATTGCCATGATGCGCACACCGGACGGCCACAGCCGGCTCGAGCTCTCTCGCTTCCTCACGCCGCCTGTCGTCGCAGATCACCGGAACGCCCCGGTCAACGCTCTAGGCTACCTCCGCGTCATGTTCGCCGTGGACGACATCGACGAGACGCTTGAAAGGCTCCGCCCGCGCGGTGCGCAGCTCGTAGGCGAAGTAGTCCAGTATAAAGACGCGTATCGGCTCTGCTACATCCGTGGGCCTGAGGGGCTTCTCATCGGACTCGCCCAAGAACTCAGCTGA
- a CDS encoding sialic acid TRAP transporter substrate-binding protein SiaP yields the protein MLKKLTIAFAASAALLAATTSGMAQTKLKWAHVYETSEPFHTASVWAAGEINKRTSGRYQIDVYPASQLGKETDINQGLSLGSVDMIISGSSFAAKSFPPIGVTYYPYTFRDADHLLAYTKSDVFKELTKGYEDKTGHRIVAVTYYGVRHTSSNKPIKTCADMKGLKIRVPDVPAYLAMPRACGANTAPIAFAEVYLALQNGTVEAQENPLTTIEAKKFYEVQKHIVLTGHIVDHLNTVVSGALWKKLSEEDRKIFTDVAQEAAAKATAEIKTNEAKLVDFFKQKGLTVTEVNKSEFRDTVLKTVSFESFDYRKADWERIQAVK from the coding sequence GTGTTGAAGAAATTGACGATTGCATTCGCGGCGTCCGCTGCGCTGTTGGCCGCAACCACATCGGGCATGGCGCAGACCAAACTCAAATGGGCGCATGTTTACGAGACTTCCGAGCCGTTCCACACCGCTTCCGTCTGGGCAGCCGGCGAAATCAACAAGCGCACCAGCGGGCGTTACCAGATCGACGTCTATCCGGCCTCTCAGCTCGGCAAGGAGACCGACATCAACCAGGGGCTTTCGCTGGGCTCGGTCGACATGATCATTTCCGGCTCGAGCTTTGCGGCCAAGAGCTTTCCGCCGATCGGCGTGACCTACTATCCCTACACCTTCCGCGATGCCGACCATCTGCTGGCCTATACCAAGAGCGACGTCTTCAAGGAGCTTACCAAGGGCTACGAGGACAAGACCGGCCATCGCATCGTGGCGGTGACTTACTACGGTGTGCGTCACACCTCGTCGAACAAGCCGATCAAGACCTGCGCCGACATGAAGGGCCTCAAGATTCGCGTGCCTGACGTGCCGGCCTATCTCGCGATGCCGCGCGCCTGCGGCGCCAATACCGCACCGATCGCGTTTGCCGAGGTCTATCTCGCCCTGCAGAACGGCACCGTGGAAGCCCAGGAAAATCCGCTCACCACGATCGAAGCGAAGAAGTTCTACGAGGTGCAGAAGCATATCGTGCTGACCGGCCACATCGTCGATCATCTCAACACCGTGGTCTCCGGCGCGCTCTGGAAAAAGTTGTCCGAGGAAGACCGCAAGATCTTCACCGACGTCGCGCAGGAAGCGGCCGCGAAGGCGACCGCCGAGATCAAGACCAACGAAGCCAAGCTGGTCGATTTCTTCAAGCAGAAGGGCCTGACGGTGACCGAGGTCAACAAGTCTGAGTTCCGCGACACCGTCCTCAAGACCGTCAGCTTCGAGAGCTTCGACTACCGCAAGGCGGACTGGGAGCGCATCCAGGCGGTGAAGTAA
- a CDS encoding TRAP transporter small permease, with product MSTVEVHKQITADEIAHTFEDEVPKGADLSGYAPEDWLALVIFWIMALSVFLQFFTRYVLNDSYAWTEEIATYCLIGVVFIGSAMCVRLSRHIQVDLLFRYLPHLPARALSTVIDLIRIAFFGYAIKLVWQFIQIIGDERMTTIKFQKGFVYYAVLLGFVLMFARSIQIAVENWRRGYSILERPGAFDGTEG from the coding sequence ATGTCGACGGTTGAAGTGCACAAGCAGATCACGGCGGACGAGATCGCCCACACCTTTGAGGACGAGGTCCCCAAGGGCGCCGATCTCAGCGGATATGCGCCCGAGGACTGGCTGGCGCTGGTGATCTTCTGGATCATGGCGCTGTCGGTCTTCCTGCAGTTCTTCACCCGCTATGTCCTCAACGACAGCTATGCCTGGACCGAGGAAATCGCGACCTACTGCCTGATCGGCGTGGTGTTCATCGGCTCGGCGATGTGCGTGCGGCTGTCGCGGCACATCCAGGTCGATCTGCTGTTCCGCTATTTGCCGCATCTTCCGGCGCGCGCGCTATCGACCGTCATCGACCTGATCCGCATCGCGTTCTTCGGCTATGCGATCAAGCTGGTCTGGCAGTTCATCCAGATCATCGGCGACGAGCGGATGACCACGATCAAGTTTCAAAAGGGTTTTGTGTATTACGCCGTGCTGCTCGGCTTCGTGCTGATGTTTGCGCGCTCGATCCAGATCGCAGTCGAAAACTGGCGGCGCGGCTACTCGATCCTGGAGCGCCCGGGCGCCTTCGACGGAACGGAAGGCTAG